The following proteins are co-located in the Hypomesus transpacificus isolate Combined female chromosome 23, fHypTra1, whole genome shotgun sequence genome:
- the hsdl2 gene encoding hydroxysteroid dehydrogenase-like protein 2, translating to MLQNTGKLAGCTLFITGASRGIGKAIALKAAKDGANIVIAAKTAQAHPTLPGTIYTAAEEIEAAGGKALPCIVDVRDEKQIGAAVEQAVQKFGGIDILVNNASAINLTGTLETPMKKVDLMLGINLRGTYLTSKLCIPHLLKSKNPHILNLSPPLNLNPIWFKNHTAYTMAKYGMSMCVLGMAEEFRGSIAVNALWPKTAIQTAAMDMLGGSGIGQQCRKVEIMSDAAYSMFCKPTSFTGNFAIDEDILKTEGITDFDNYAVAPGHPLLPDFFLDEEPEDLVKHMEQHGATPVFKGGKSSSEPAPASGGPIEDTFKVIKGVLNPDVVKTTQGVYKFDLSGEHPGVWYIDLKNDAGSAGQGEPPVKADVVMSMDSADFSKMFAGKLKPTMAFMSGKLRIKGDMTMAIKMEKMMSMMQKSKL from the exons ATGCTGCAAAACACAGG TAAACTAGCAGGATGCACCCTCTTCATCACTGGGGCCAGCCGTGGCATCGGCAAGGCCATTGCCCTGAAGGCTGCCAAGGATGGTGCCAACATTGTCATCGCTGCCAAGACTGCACAAGCCCACCCCACACTACCTGGCACCATCTACACAGCAGCAGAGGAAA TCGAAGCAGCAGGGGGCAAGGCCCTCCCCTGCATCGTGGACGTCAGAGATGAGAAGCAGATTGGTGCAGCTGTGGAGCAGGCGGTGCAAAAGTTTGGAG GTATTGATATCTTAGTAAATAATGCCAGTGCCATCAACTTGACTGGGACTCTGGAGACACCCATGAAGAAGGTAGACCTCATGCTGGGAATCAACCTCAGGGGCACCTACCTCAC GTCAAAGCTGTGCATCCCCCACCTCCTGAAGAGTAAAAATCCTCACATCCTGAACCTCAGCCCACCTCTCAACCTCAACCCTATCTGGTTCAAGAACCACACAG CGTACACTATGGCCAAGTACGggatgtccatgtgtgtgcttgGCATGGCCGAGGAATTCAGGGGATCCATCGCAGTCAACGCCTTATGGCCCAAGACAG CCATCCAGACTGCAGCTATGGACATGCTAGGGGGCTCCGGGATAGGTCAACAGTGCCGGAAGGTGGAAATCATGTCAGACGCAGCCTACTCCATGTTCTGTAAGCCCACCAGCTTCACTGGAAACTTTGCCATCGACGAGGACATTCTGAAGACTGAGGGCATTACTGACTTTGACAACTACGCAGTGGCCCCAG GTCATCCTCTACTGCCAGACTTCTTCCTGGACGAGGAGCCGGAGGACCTGGTCAAACACATGGAGCAGCATG GTGCCACCCCCGTGTTCAAAGGTGGGAAGAGCAGCAGTGAGCCGGCCCCGGCGTCTGGAGGGCCCATAGAGGACACCTTCAAGGTCATCAAGGGGGTGCTTAACCCAGATGTGGTCAAAACCACGCAAGGGGTCTACAAGTTCGACTTGTCAG gggagCACCCAGGTGTGTGGTATATTGACCTGAAGAACGATGCAGGCAGCGCCGGTCAAGGAGAACCCCCAGTCAAGGCCGATGTGGTTATGAGCATGGACAGTGCTGACTTCAGCAAGATGTTTGCAG GCAAACTAAAGCCCACCATGGCCTTCATGTCTGGCAAGCTGAGGATCAAGGGAGACATGACCATGGCCATCAAGATGGAGAAGATGATGTCCATGATGCAGAAGTCCAAGCTGTAG